Below is a window of Bacteroidales bacterium DNA.
GGCGCCAGCTCCGGCAGCATTTTACCAAACCGAGTGGTGCTCAATGGCTTCGATCCTCCGCAAAATGTGGAGAACCAGGAGCGGCTCAAACTGGAACTTATTTTTACCAGGCTCAAATAATTAATAAGAAAACCCTCAACCGATTATGTGTGGAATAGTAGGATACGTTGGAAGAAAAGAGGCTTACCCCATCCTCATCAGCGGGCTCAAACGTTTGGAATATCGAGGCTACGACAGCGCTGGCATTGCCCTTCTCAATGGTAACGTCAATGTGTATAAAACCAAAGGCAAGGTATTGGAGCTCGAAAACTTTGTAAAAGATAAAAACATCAAAGGCCACATTGGCATTGCGCATACCCGTTGGGCTACGCATGGCGAACCCAACTACGAAAATGCACATCCGCACTACTCCGAATCGGAGGAACTTGCCATCATTCATAATGGCATCATCGAAAACTATGATGTTCTCAAAGAAGAACTGCAAAAAGCCGGTTATCATTTCAGGAGCAATACCGACACTGAAGTGTTGATACAGCTTATCGAATACATCTGTAAAGAGGAAAAGGTAGAGTTGGTAACGGCCATACAGTTGGCGCTCACTCAGGTGATAGGTGCTTATGCAATTGTAGTTATTTCCAAAAACCATCCCGAACAGCTCATTGCTGCCCGCAGAGGAAGCCCCCTTGTGGTGGGAATTGGCAAAGATGAATTTTATCTGGCCAGCGACGCTTCACCAATAGTAGAGTTCACCCGTGATGTAGTTTACATAGATGAAGAAGAAATTGCCATCATGAAGCTGGGTGATAAGTTACATATCAAGACCATCAAAAATCAGGAAAAAACACCTTTTGTCCAGCAACTGGAACTCGATTTGAGTACACTCGAAAAAGGTGGATACAAGCATTTTATGCTTAAAGAAATCTTTGAGCAGCCCAAATCCATCCGCGACAGTATCCGTGGACGTGTAAATGTGGGTATGGATACGATTTCGATGGCAGGTATGATCGATTTCCAGGAGCGCTTTCTGCAGGCCGGACGTATCATTTTTCTGGCAGCTGGCACCTCGTGGCACGCATCGCTCGTTGGAGAGTATCTCTTTGAAGAGCTGGCGCGCATACAGGTAGAAGTAGAATATGCTTCCGAGTTTCGCTATCGCAATCCCATAATCAACAAAACTGATGTGGTAATAGCTGTGAGCCAGTCGGGCGAAACCGCCGACACCTTGGCAGCTATTCGTCTGGCCAAGGAAAGTGGTGCGCTTATCTATAGCATTTGCAACGTGGTAGGCTCATCGATAGCGCGCGAAGCACACGCAGGCTCCTACACGCACGCAGGCCCTGAAATCGGCGTGGCTTCTACCAAGGCTTTCACCTCCCAGGTTACAGTATTGGCGCTGATGGCACTCTATCTTGGGCGACGTAAGGGTCTTATTTCTGTCCCCCGTTTTAACGAATTGCTTATCGAGCTAAATAAAATCCCACAAAAAGTAGAAGAAACGCTCAAATTATGCGCCCATGTGGAAGAAGTCTCCAAGATTTTTACCTATGCCCGCAACTTCCTCTATCTGGGACGTGGCTACAACTTCCCGGTGGCACTCGAGGGTGCTCTGAAGCTCAAAGAGATTTCCTACATCCACGCCGAGGGTTATCCTGCTGCCGAGATGAAACACGGCCCCATAGCTCTTATCGACAAAAAGATGCCTGTGGTGGTAATTACTCCTACCTCTTCAATCTACGACAAAGTAGTTTCGAACATACAAGAAATAAAAGCACGCAAAGGAAAAGTGCTTGCCGTGGTTTCCAAAGGCGACACAACCGTTTCAAAGCTTGCCGACTACACTTTTGAAATTCCTGAAACCGAAGAGATTTTCACGCCGTTGCTGGCAGTCATACCGCTGCAGTTGCTCTCTTATTACATTGCCGACATGCGCGATTGTGAGATAGACCAGCCTCGCAACCTTGCCAAATCGGTAACGGTAGAGTAGGGGAAGGCAAGCAGGTAGAAGGAAGAATACAGTTTGCAGTGTTATTTTTACACATTTCAAAAAACCGAATTATACTCTTATCGAGATTCAAGTGATTTTTGATCTTTAGGAAATAATAAAAAAAGGGCTTCCGTTTTGGAAAGCCCTTTTTTTATTTAAATCCTGGTGCAGCTTGCTGCTAGTAAATCAACAGGCGGTTATCTTTAATTTTTGCATCCTCTTTTAACACGTTCATGTAGCTGTTGCCCACACGTGAGGTAAAACGACGCTCGAGCATATCGGCAGTAGCTTTGTAATCTTCGATGGGAGTAGCGTCGGTTATACTGGTTAATTTCACAACAAATACTGCGCTGTTGCCTTTGATGGGTTTGGAAACTTCGCCGGGCTTCATTGAGAGAACGGTGCCTATCAATTCATATTCGCTACCAAAACCGGGTAAGTTGCGTGAAGCAAAAGTTATGGTAGCTGAATCCAATTTTTGATTCATGTTGCTGGCGATTTGATCTATACTTTGTGCGTTCAGATCGTTGATGCGTTTGGCAAGCACATCAGCTTTTTTGCTGTTGGTTACCAATGGGCGAATTTGGTCTTTGATATCCTCCAGCGGAGTATAGCCTTTCTTGCGGATGGTGGTGAGTGTTGTAACGATAAACTGGTTATCGTCTTCAAATACGGTAGAAACGGCGTCAATTTGCCTCTTTTCATCAAATGCCCAGCGTACAAGCTGACGAGCATTTTCAACACCTGCAATGCGGTTGGAGGTCTCGTTGAGGCGCTCGGCGGTGCGTTTATTAAGGCCTTGATTTATAACAGCAGTATCAAATTTTGTCCGGGTGTTGTTTTCGCCGGCAAAGGCATTGGCTTTCATATAGGCCTGCTGGTAAGTCTGATCGCTGGGCATAATGTTGCGGGAAAGTGTAGCAATCTTGACTTTTAATTTCGGATCAGTTTTTTCGGTGAGCTTCAACAGATGATATCCAAGCATGGTTTCCATTTCGGAAACTTCGTTCACCTTCATGTTTTTACCTTTACTGTAGAAGTTGGACATGCCTGCGCTGCCATCAATTAGCCAACCCAGATCGCCTTTGTCTTCGGCTGCCGAGGGATAATCAGAAAATTCTGCGGCAATTTCTTCAAACTTGCCAGGGGTTTTCTGCAATACATTTTTAAGACTGTCGACGAGCGTGCGTGCACGTTCTTCGGAACGGTCGCTGATACCGGCGGCAGCGGGAGCAGTGGAATAGCTTATCAATAGCTGGCTCATTTTGAGTGAGTCGGAACGCTCGGCACGATCGAGTACTTTGGACATATAGTAAACGTCGCTTTCGATGTAAGGGCCAACCACGCTGCCAATCTCTGCTTCCATGAGCTGGGATGCTACGCGTGCGGGCAATTCCGATTCTTTTTTATAGGTGGTGTCGATGCGTGTGTCGCTTGAAGAATTTACGAAAGTAGCATCGTCTTTTATGTTTTTAAATTCGGTGTAGAGTTCGTTGACCTGAGCAGAGATTTCTTTGCGATCTTCTGACGAGGGTTGCACCTGAAACACAACATAATCGATGGTACGACTTGCTTCCTGCTTGTATTGCTCTTTATTTTCGTCGTAATATTTTTTCAAATCCTGGTCGGTAACAGTCACGGCTGTATCAGCTAATGTGTTTAACATGGTGGCTGTGTAAACGATTTCGGCTGTGCTGTTGATGCGCTCGTAGTCGAGTTTGGCAAAAGCTGTTGGCACAAACCAGGCTTTGGTAACCAGGTTTTCATATTTGGTTCTTCTAAGGTCGTCTTTTACCATTGTTTCCAGGCTCAGATAACGCTTGCGCATATCCGGGTCGGCTCTGTCGAGATTCTGAAGAAAGTTGACTACTACTGATGGGTCGAAGTTGCCCGAATTGGGGTCGGTAAAAGATTGCTTGACATATTGATGCGGATCGTCACCAACGATCTGATCGGTCAGTTCATCAGAAGTTACGGATAATCCCAGACCATCGTATTGGCGTGTAAGAAGTATTTCGTTCACCATTTCGTTCCACACAGCCTGCTTTATCTGAAAGATATCTTCCTGCGTGAGGTTTTCGTTCTGACGCTGGCTTTTGGTGGCCTGCATGCGCTCGTCTACGCGCATGTTGAAAGCCTCGATCGAAATTTCTTCGCCGGCTACCTCGCCAACGGCAAGGCGTTGATTTGAGCCTCTGGGCTTCAGGAAATCCCCGAGTACAAAAGCTGCCAGAGCTACCCCGACTATTACGATAAGTAATCCTGAATGTTTTCTAATTTGTCCTATTGCTGCCATTTTGATGCAATTTTTTTTAAAGTGGGTGCAAAAATACAATAGATAATGAGAAAGGAAAGGTTTTTTTGGTTTAATCCATAAATAGTGTTGCAAAACCGCATCATGTAACATAATGATATGGGAAGGATCTGCTGGTAGTGTTATAATCCTGATGTGTACCAAAGCATGAAGCAGCTATTTTCATGCATTGAAGCATCAATCCACAAACTTTCTATTTCGAATTTGATTCCGAAAAACAAATTTTGCGATTGAAATTTTGGTCCGGCTAATGTTTTAATCGCAATTATTTGCCATTCTAATAACTTAGTTGGGAGTCACCTATGGTTTTAATCAGGTAGTTGAGGTTATTTCCCCTAGCTGGTAATAATCAGTTTTACCTTATCGATACGTGTTTTGGTGGCTTCGAGAATGATAAATTTGAAAGGTGCAAAAAGAATTTCATCGTTCAGCGCGGGGATGCTTTGATGGTGGCTGATGATAAACCCTGCAAGGGTTTCGTAGTCTTCGTCTTCGGGCAGGTCGAACAGATATTTTTCGTTGAGATAATCGATTTCGAGCCGTGCTGAAAAAATGTATTCGTTTTCGTTGATCTTTTTTTCGATGAGGTCTTCCACATCAAATTCGTCGTCGATTTCTCCAAAAATCTCCTCTATCACATCTTCCATGGTGATGATGCCCGAAGTTCCGCCAAACTCATCCACAACTACTGCAATACTTTTACTCTGCTGAATAAACATCGAAAGTACCACGTTAGCGGGCATGGTTTCGGGAGCCACGATGATGGGGCGCAGAATGCTTTGGATGCTTTGCGGATTTTTAAACATATCAGCCGAATGCACGTAGCCAATGATTTCGTCGACGGATTGCCGGTAGACAGGAATTTTACTATGTCCCGAAGCGATGAAAGTTTCTCGCAGATGATCGATGGTGTCATTTTTTTCGAGGGCCACTATTTCGGTGCGCGGTATCATACATTCGCGTAATTTGACAGTGCGAAAGTCGATGGCATTCTGAAACATCTGAATCTCCTGCTGCACGTCCTCTTGCCGTGTGTAGTCGGGCGAAAATTCCTTGAGGTAATTGTCGAGGTCGACAACGCTAAAGAGCAGGTTCTCGCGCGAGAATTTTATTTTTATAAAACGTTTGAGTATCCATTCCGAAAAACCAATGTAGATGTAGATGAGCGGATAAAAAAGGTAATAAAAAATAGCAGCCGGAAGTGCAAAAGCACTGAGGATTTTGTTGGGATTGAGTCGGAAAAGCACCTTGGGCGTAAACTCTGCCACCACCAGTACCAGCAGGGTTGCCAGCAGGGTTTGCAAGGTAAGCATCAGCGTTTCGCTCATCATATATCCGGGGATGAGATTGTCAAGGGCAGGCTCGAGAATGTATGCCATGGCAATGCCATAAATCACCAAAGCTACATTGTTGCCCAAAAGCAGCGCTCCGATAAATCGCGAGGGCATCCGGGTAAAATGAGAAATGATGCGGGCGGAAAAACGCCCTTTATTTTTATCTACCTCTATTTTCAGTCGATTGGCGCTAACGAAAGCTATCTCCATTCCCGAAAAGAAAGCGGAAAAAATAAGGGTAATAATAATGATCGACAAATTACTCATCGGTTAAGGATTTATCGGCAAAGATAATTAATGCCTTAAACAACCTGCTATGAGTCATCATCGTCGGAGGATTCCTCTTCGTACATAAATTCGCCACTTACGTTGCGCAGCTTCCAGGAGCGCAGCGATTCGTCGGCATCGAATCCTTTGCCATACAGCACTCCGTCGGGAGTAGTACGTTTTACAAAAACATCCGAATAGATCTTTTTTGTTTGTTGATTCCAAACAACATGCTCAGTATTGAGCGTCTCCTGTGTTTTGTGGTTTTGCATTACCACGTCATCCTTCACCTCCATCATTTTCTTGTTTTCCCAATTGATGCCGTAGTTGGCCGTAAGCTCCGACTGTACGTGCATGGCAGAGTCGTAAAACAGCAAGTGCAGCCCGTCGGGGAATTCCAGATATGGTTCGTCGCCCAGATAATGATTCAGCGACGGCGAAATAAGTCGTATCAAAATGCGTCCAGAATCGCTGTAGGTCATCTCCACATCCCGCGCGGTTTCGTCGGGATGATCCTCAGCCAGGGTGAGCGAGTCGATGGTCTTCATATCGTTTTTACAAGCAAAAAGCATTGTTGCGATCAGTATCACAACAATGCTTTTGCCAGCTATTCGCCAATTATGTTTTCTAGAAGTCACTTTGGGCTTCATATTATTTCATTGCCCTAACGGTAGTCCGTTCGTTAATCCAGCATCCTACGGTGTAATCGTCGCCTTCGGTGAGGTCATAGAAAAAGATGGTTTCCTTTACGGGAAATTGAGCGGAGTAAATATTGATACGATTGTTGGCAATGTCGGCCACCCTCGGGTCAATATTTTTGGCTTGTCTGTATTTATCTACTGCAGCCCAGTAGACCACTTTCTTTGTCAAATCGTTGTCGCCGCAATCGGAAGCGCTGGCAGCATACATATCACCGATCAGCAGATAGGCATTGCCTTCATCTGGACGCAAATCCAAAGCATTGTATGCATAAGCGCGAGCTTTGGGGTAGTTTCTGTTGTGCCTGTAAACACTCGAAAGCAAAATAAAAACATCGGCTTTTGTATTGTCATCATCCACTTTGAGCGCATCTTCGAGATAAGGGATGGCCTGGTCGAATTTTTCTTTTCTAATAAGCATCTTTGCAATAAGGTAGCTTGCGTTGGGCGATGGTTCCAGCTCATTGAGCTTTACGGATGCATTGAAGAATAAATCATTGTCGGTACAGTTTTTTTTGTCGAGCATGCTGGTGATTTTTTTCAACGTCTCGACATCTTCAGGAGTTTCGTCAAATTTTTTCTGATAAATGCCAATCAGATCATCGCAGGTGGCGTAGGGTTCAAAAGAAAGCTCGACGTTTCCTTTTACGTTTTCCCATGCCGATAAGGAGTTGGGGTCGTTTTGACTCTCTTTTATGTTGTAGTCGATGATGTTGCTTAGCTGATCGTAAGTTTCTATTATCACAACCTTCTCAAGTTTTTGGTCGCCAACCATACTCAAAATGGAGCGGAAATAATAAACCAGCACAAACGATTCAGATTTATTACCGCGCAGATCGATGGATTTTTTGAAGATATGATAAGCTTTCTCATACTCTTCGGGAGCAAACTTCATCAGGTCGGAGCCTTTGCGTCCCAGCACGTAGCCTTCGCGTCCAAAATATTTGATGCGCTGGTCGTAAATCATCATCATCGTATCGACGTATTGGAGCTTGGTATCCTCGCTTTTGGCATTTTTCATAAAATGTTCCATCATGGTCAAACCGTCGAGGTAGGCATTTTGAGAAGCCTGTGGGCAGTTGGCATACACCCAGCGCCATGAACCTATAGCGTCGTTTACGGCCGGACTGGTGTAATTGCTGGCTTTCCACTGTTTGTAAAATTCGCGGTACAGCGAGAGGTTACGCAGACACGTCAGGCTGTCGTCGCCATACTTTTCCATATCCTGTGGCACCAGCGGAGGGCTGTTAAAAGTGTTGCCTGCCGTGGCAGTAGCCAGATTCCCCGAAAAAATCAGAGCCATCAATCCTAATAATACTGTTTTAGCTGTAGTTTTCATTTTTGCTTTTTTTAAAACCAAAGTTAAACTTTAATTTTTTTTAATTGTATTTGTTCTTTACAAACCAACGCTCCCAAACTGAAATCCCGACGGTGACTCTGTAAAAGTTATTCTGAATCAGCCCGGAGGCGGTAGTTCCTTTTCTTCCTATTTCAAATCCCAGGTTCATATTTGAATAAGAGCGTGGAATGGGTAGTCCCAAACCAAAACTTATACCAAATTCATTTATCCGGGTGTCGCGCAGGTCGAGATAGGTTTTGTTGTATCTGAAGCCAACGCGGTATTTCACGCGTTTCCAATAGCTTGCCATCATACTTTGCGAGGGCGAAAACTCTCCACCCAATGAAATCTGCATCGTGTTTTGCAGTGAGTCATTGCGTTCGAAAGCTTTGTAGTTGCTCCAATTTTGCCATTGGTAATCGGCGCCTACCATCCATTGGTCGCTGCTGCGCAATGTAAATCCAAACCCATATTTGTCGGGCAACGTGATGGTGCCTTTGTTTTTGAGCCGGCTGACGATGGTGTCGCGGAAAGATTCTATGCCAAGGTTGGTAGGAAAAAATGAGCGAACCAGATAATTTTCGGTGGCTTTCACCTTTTGTTTCGGAGCATACACTCCTCCAAACCCAAGGGTTAGTTTGTCGGTGAGCTTGCGATGGTATTGCAATCCAAACTCATAAATAAGATCGCCTACCTCTATGTAGTCGTCAACGCGTGTATTGAGCAGCCCGACAGAATCGGGAAAGAAGATGGTGCGTGAGAGATCGCCTTTTCCAAAAAGATACGACAGCTTTGCGCCGATAGCCAAATCCTTGACCAATTCTACCGAAGCATTGGCGTAAAACTCGTTGAGGCCGCCGGAACCAGAATATTTGAAGTCGGTGCTCCCTACGTCGCTGATTATTTCGTTGGCTGTAATGTTGTAGCCAATGTTGCTGTAAGGGGTTAGCCCGATGGTGGTTTTGAGCCAGTGTGTAATGGGAAAGCCGAAAAGCAGGTAGCCGAGGGTGGCGTAGTTGGTGCGACCAGTTAGTTCGTCAGTTTTCAGATTGCCGGTGCTGGCAACGATTCCGCCTGAGAAGATAAAAGAAAGCGAGTCGAAAGCATGATTGGCTGCAGGGTTGTAAGGATTGATGTGGCGATTGCTGTTTACAGCCATCGAAATGCCGCCCATCGAAAAATGGTAGGCATCCTTACGGGATGAAAGGTCGCCAAGACCAAAACGTGAGTAGGGTGAATTGACAGAAATTTGCGCAGTGCTGCCGGTCGCCATCAGAACCAACAGAATGGATAGGAAGAAATGCTTTATTACCTTCTTATTGTTTGTTAACATTAAAATCTAAAATTATATTCAACCCTCTTAGCACCAAATTTGGGATTGCAAAGATGTGACTTTTTAATTTCTCAGCAAAAAATTTACTATCACCACCGGTTATCAGAACGTTAAGATTTGTATGGTTCAGCACAAAACGTTGGATTATGCCCTCGATTTCGGCAACGATTCCCAGGGAAACTCCCGCCTGAATCGACTCCTGTGTGGTAGTACCGGTGAGTCCTTCAAAATTTTGATCAGTTATTAACGGCAGCCTTTGGGTAAAAGTATGCAAAGCCTTGTAGCGCATCGTAAGCCCCGGCGTGATGCCACCGCCCTGATAGCAGCCATTCGCATCCACAAAATCCCAGGTAACGCACGTGCCGGCATCAATCACCAGACAAGGCGTCCCCGCGAAGGCGACGCCCGCGTACACCGCCACCGCCAGTCTGTCGAGGCCCAAGGTTTCGGGCGTTTTATAGCGGTTTTGGATGGGAACAGGAGTAAGATGTGTGAACTCGGTAAAGTGAAAGTTTTCGGTGAGATATTGCCGTGCCGCATCAGGCATATCTACAACAACTGCTGCGATGGCGTAAACCGGAGCATGAGCCTGCTTCACCTTTTTCAGTTTGTCGATGGTGAGCCGTTGCATGCTGCTGAAGAAAACTTCCTCATTATTACTAAAAACAGCAATCTTGGTGAGGGTATTCCCAAAATCGATGATCAGCCGGGGAGCGGCAGCGGCATCTGAGGCCGTGGTTTGTCGTTGTAGTTTTTCCATATCAGCGTCCTTTCTGTGCGGCAAAAATAATTTATACTCTGTTTAAATTTGGATGAAAGTAAAAAAAGTCTTTCCAGAATAAAAAACATGATTACATTTGCAGCGCCAAAAAACATGGTGCCATAGCTCAGTCGGTAGAGCAACGGACTGAAAATCCGTGTGTCCCTGGTTCAATTCCAGGTGGCACCACCACCAAAACCCGGACAGTAATGTTCCGGGTTTTTTCATTTTGAGCTGTTTTGGACAGGCTCAGAAGCTAATTTCGACAGGCTCAGACACCTTT
It encodes the following:
- the glmS gene encoding glutamine--fructose-6-phosphate transaminase (isomerizing), whose amino-acid sequence is MCGIVGYVGRKEAYPILISGLKRLEYRGYDSAGIALLNGNVNVYKTKGKVLELENFVKDKNIKGHIGIAHTRWATHGEPNYENAHPHYSESEELAIIHNGIIENYDVLKEELQKAGYHFRSNTDTEVLIQLIEYICKEEKVELVTAIQLALTQVIGAYAIVVISKNHPEQLIAARRGSPLVVGIGKDEFYLASDASPIVEFTRDVVYIDEEEIAIMKLGDKLHIKTIKNQEKTPFVQQLELDLSTLEKGGYKHFMLKEIFEQPKSIRDSIRGRVNVGMDTISMAGMIDFQERFLQAGRIIFLAAGTSWHASLVGEYLFEELARIQVEVEYASEFRYRNPIINKTDVVIAVSQSGETADTLAAIRLAKESGALIYSICNVVGSSIAREAHAGSYTHAGPEIGVASTKAFTSQVTVLALMALYLGRRKGLISVPRFNELLIELNKIPQKVEETLKLCAHVEEVSKIFTYARNFLYLGRGYNFPVALEGALKLKEISYIHAEGYPAAEMKHGPIALIDKKMPVVVITPTSSIYDKVVSNIQEIKARKGKVLAVVSKGDTTVSKLADYTFEIPETEEIFTPLLAVIPLQLLSYYIADMRDCEIDQPRNLAKSVTVE
- a CDS encoding SurA N-terminal domain-containing protein — protein: MAAIGQIRKHSGLLIVIVGVALAAFVLGDFLKPRGSNQRLAVGEVAGEEISIEAFNMRVDERMQATKSQRQNENLTQEDIFQIKQAVWNEMVNEILLTRQYDGLGLSVTSDELTDQIVGDDPHQYVKQSFTDPNSGNFDPSVVVNFLQNLDRADPDMRKRYLSLETMVKDDLRRTKYENLVTKAWFVPTAFAKLDYERINSTAEIVYTATMLNTLADTAVTVTDQDLKKYYDENKEQYKQEASRTIDYVVFQVQPSSEDRKEISAQVNELYTEFKNIKDDATFVNSSSDTRIDTTYKKESELPARVASQLMEAEIGSVVGPYIESDVYYMSKVLDRAERSDSLKMSQLLISYSTAPAAAGISDRSEERARTLVDSLKNVLQKTPGKFEEIAAEFSDYPSAAEDKGDLGWLIDGSAGMSNFYSKGKNMKVNEVSEMETMLGYHLLKLTEKTDPKLKVKIATLSRNIMPSDQTYQQAYMKANAFAGENNTRTKFDTAVINQGLNKRTAERLNETSNRIAGVENARQLVRWAFDEKRQIDAVSTVFEDDNQFIVTTLTTIRKKGYTPLEDIKDQIRPLVTNSKKADVLAKRINDLNAQSIDQIASNMNQKLDSATITFASRNLPGFGSEYELIGTVLSMKPGEVSKPIKGNSAVFVVKLTSITDATPIEDYKATADMLERRFTSRVGNSYMNVLKEDAKIKDNRLLIY
- a CDS encoding hemolysin family protein, which codes for MSNLSIIIITLIFSAFFSGMEIAFVSANRLKIEVDKNKGRFSARIISHFTRMPSRFIGALLLGNNVALVIYGIAMAYILEPALDNLIPGYMMSETLMLTLQTLLATLLVLVVAEFTPKVLFRLNPNKILSAFALPAAIFYYLFYPLIYIYIGFSEWILKRFIKIKFSRENLLFSVVDLDNYLKEFSPDYTRQEDVQQEIQMFQNAIDFRTVKLRECMIPRTEIVALEKNDTIDHLRETFIASGHSKIPVYRQSVDEIIGYVHSADMFKNPQSIQSILRPIIVAPETMPANVVLSMFIQQSKSIAVVVDEFGGTSGIITMEDVIEEIFGEIDDEFDVEDLIEKKINENEYIFSARLEIDYLNEKYLFDLPEDEDYETLAGFIISHHQSIPALNDEILFAPFKFIILEATKTRIDKVKLIITS
- the lptC gene encoding LPS export ABC transporter periplasmic protein LptC encodes the protein MKPKVTSRKHNWRIAGKSIVVILIATMLFACKNDMKTIDSLTLAEDHPDETARDVEMTYSDSGRILIRLISPSLNHYLGDEPYLEFPDGLHLLFYDSAMHVQSELTANYGINWENKKMMEVKDDVVMQNHKTQETLNTEHVVWNQQTKKIYSDVFVKRTTPDGVLYGKGFDADESLRSWKLRNVSGEFMYEEESSDDDDS
- a CDS encoding outer membrane protein transport protein, with protein sequence MLTNNKKVIKHFFLSILLVLMATGSTAQISVNSPYSRFGLGDLSSRKDAYHFSMGGISMAVNSNRHINPYNPAANHAFDSLSFIFSGGIVASTGNLKTDELTGRTNYATLGYLLFGFPITHWLKTTIGLTPYSNIGYNITANEIISDVGSTDFKYSGSGGLNEFYANASVELVKDLAIGAKLSYLFGKGDLSRTIFFPDSVGLLNTRVDDYIEVGDLIYEFGLQYHRKLTDKLTLGFGGVYAPKQKVKATENYLVRSFFPTNLGIESFRDTIVSRLKNKGTITLPDKYGFGFTLRSSDQWMVGADYQWQNWSNYKAFERNDSLQNTMQISLGGEFSPSQSMMASYWKRVKYRVGFRYNKTYLDLRDTRINEFGISFGLGLPIPRSYSNMNLGFEIGRKGTTASGLIQNNFYRVTVGISVWERWFVKNKYN
- a CDS encoding type III pantothenate kinase yields the protein MEKLQRQTTASDAAAAPRLIIDFGNTLTKIAVFSNNEEVFFSSMQRLTIDKLKKVKQAHAPVYAIAAVVVDMPDAARQYLTENFHFTEFTHLTPVPIQNRYKTPETLGLDRLAVAVYAGVAFAGTPCLVIDAGTCVTWDFVDANGCYQGGGITPGLTMRYKALHTFTQRLPLITDQNFEGLTGTTTQESIQAGVSLGIVAEIEGIIQRFVLNHTNLNVLITGGDSKFFAEKLKSHIFAIPNLVLRGLNIILDFNVNKQ